A genomic window from Paenibacillus sp. FSL K6-0276 includes:
- a CDS encoding GntR family transcriptional regulator produces MNVKIERLDLNEQVYQILKNQILTREYKGGARLDLNDLSEKMGVSKTPVKLAIHRLANDGLIEVVSRSGTYVSQLTSGRIAEVMDARIMIEKWCMEHLSKEDREQLVTQLTEFVERARTHLNSSQFLYQQFLEADVLFHKAIVTMSHNQLILNQYELLNSFLYISRIFHFQNLHRSNEGLLEHEQIIEEIKHDRLEQATHLLVSHLEKSKQYMMFLIKENGGAI; encoded by the coding sequence ATGAATGTAAAGATTGAACGACTAGATTTAAATGAGCAAGTGTACCAAATTTTGAAGAATCAAATCCTTACGCGGGAATATAAAGGTGGTGCACGACTGGATCTCAATGATTTAAGCGAGAAGATGGGGGTTAGTAAAACTCCTGTGAAGCTTGCGATTCATCGTTTGGCGAATGATGGACTTATTGAAGTCGTATCACGGTCAGGTACCTATGTAAGTCAATTAACGAGTGGGCGAATCGCTGAAGTGATGGATGCTCGCATCATGATTGAGAAATGGTGCATGGAACACCTATCGAAGGAAGATCGTGAGCAGCTTGTTACGCAATTGACAGAGTTTGTGGAGCGTGCCAGAACCCATTTGAATAGTTCCCAATTTTTGTATCAACAATTTCTAGAGGCAGATGTTCTGTTTCATAAAGCAATTGTGACGATGAGCCATAATCAGTTAATTCTAAATCAATATGAGCTCTTGAATAGCTTTCTGTATATTTCACGTATATTTCATTTCCAGAACTTACATCGATCTAATGAAGGTTTACTAGAGCATGAACAGATTATTGAGGAAATAAAGCATGATCGTCTGGAACAAGCGACTCATTTACTCGTATCGCACTTAGAGAAGAGTAAGCAATATATGATGTTTCTAATAAAAGAGAATGGTGGCGCTATCTAA
- a CDS encoding AraC family transcriptional regulator, producing MTDAIKSERWVYFIDWEDGPAAHVKDLILLGYDHFSRAMPLTNHVHEDAYEFVFIEQGTAVWEVNGQFHPTSAQHTIHTRPGERHRASFDYIGPCTIWWIIVRDPLQHANWFGLDDAERQVFAQWIQRCPRIQLVSKEIVDYFKRVKQLINQQDTELVEFQIRHGVLEILQRILHHTPLNALSHDMHAYTLELKTRLEQNPSERCTIGQLASEIGLSESHFYRVFRETNGQSPTAFMDRIRMDCACHMLEESKLSITDIAMELGFKTSQHFATVFKKLIGVTPKAWRTHSKVCN from the coding sequence ATGACAGACGCTATAAAGAGTGAACGCTGGGTATATTTTATCGATTGGGAAGATGGTCCTGCAGCCCATGTTAAAGATCTGATCCTTCTGGGATACGACCATTTTAGTAGAGCCATGCCTTTGACAAATCACGTGCACGAAGATGCTTATGAGTTTGTATTTATAGAGCAAGGAACCGCAGTGTGGGAAGTTAATGGACAATTTCACCCAACGAGCGCACAGCATACCATTCATACACGACCTGGTGAACGTCACCGTGCTAGCTTTGATTATATTGGGCCATGTACGATCTGGTGGATCATCGTTCGTGATCCGCTTCAGCATGCGAATTGGTTCGGACTGGATGATGCTGAACGTCAAGTATTTGCACAATGGATACAACGCTGTCCTCGTATTCAGTTGGTTAGCAAGGAAATCGTAGATTATTTCAAAAGGGTCAAGCAGTTAATTAACCAGCAGGATACAGAGCTTGTGGAATTTCAGATCCGTCATGGAGTTCTGGAAATTTTACAACGCATTTTGCATCACACACCGCTCAATGCTCTATCGCATGATATGCACGCGTATACGCTGGAGCTTAAGACAAGACTGGAACAGAATCCATCTGAACGCTGTACGATTGGACAGCTTGCCTCGGAGATTGGTTTAAGTGAGTCGCACTTTTATCGTGTATTTCGTGAAACGAACGGACAATCACCAACAGCGTTTATGGATCGGATTCGAATGGACTGTGCTTGTCATATGTTAGAGGAATCGAAGCTGAGTATAACAGACATTGCCATGGAGCTTGGGTTTAAGACGAGCCAACATTTCGCGACGGTCTTCAAGAAATTAATTGGCGTAACGCCGAAGGCATGGCGCACACATTCGAAAGTCTGTAATTAA